A genomic segment from Pirellulales bacterium encodes:
- a CDS encoding barstar family protein, whose translation MAEVLLNASEIVDWDTFHTVCAREFGFPDFYGRNGNAWIDCLSYLGDDDGMCRFTLVPDEVLRITVADSDTLRQRQPEILQALVDWTAFVNYRNAESADPQPRLELVLL comes from the coding sequence ATGGCAGAAGTTCTCCTTAATGCGTCCGAAATCGTCGACTGGGACACGTTCCACACCGTTTGCGCGAGGGAGTTCGGATTCCCAGACTTCTACGGTCGGAACGGGAATGCCTGGATCGATTGCCTCAGCTACCTAGGTGATGACGATGGCATGTGTCGATTTACGCTGGTTCCAGACGAGGTACTTCGCATTACGGTCGCTGACTCGGACACACTCCGCCAACGACAGCCGGAAATATTGCAGGCCCTCGTCGATTGGACAGCATTTGTAAACTATCGAAATGCGGAATCCGCTGATCCACAACCGCGACTCGA